The following proteins are co-located in the Vigna unguiculata cultivar IT97K-499-35 chromosome 9, ASM411807v1, whole genome shotgun sequence genome:
- the LOC114164624 gene encoding spermidine synthase 2-like, whose protein sequence is MENLPSAMISNGKTRISTPTSTHQGDAGKPEIHVHPQISGWFSEYSLLWPGQAHFLKVEEIYFQGKSEYQDMLVFQSSSYGKVFVLDGALQLTEKDECAYQEMMTHLPLCSIPNPKKVLLIGGGDGGILREISRHSSVEQIDICEIDTMLIDVYKEFFPDVAVGYKDPRVKLHIIDGTLFLNSVPRGTYDAIIVDAFDPIRPDHELFESEFLQLVAMALRPGGVLCIQAESIWFQSLDIEELLTKSHQTFKGSSNYAWTTVPAYPSGVIGFLLCSTEGPYVDFRNPINPIDPENHGISNQPLKFYNSEVHSAAFCLPSFAKRFSNAKATKWP, encoded by the exons ATGGAGAATCTTCCTTCAGCTATGATCAGCAATGGCAAAACTCGTATCTCAACTCCAACTTCCACGCATCAAGGAGACGCAGGAAAACCTGAAATTCATGTGCATCCACAAATTTCAGGATGGTTTTCAGAATATTCCCTACTATGGCCAG GGCAAGCACACTTCTTGAAGGTAGAAGAGATTTATTTCCAAGGGAAATCTGAATACCAGGATATGCTAGTTTTTCAG TCATCAAGTTATGGTAAGGTTTTTGTTCTTGATGGAGCACTCCAACTGACAGAGAAGGACGAATGTGCTTACCAAGAAATGATGACTCATCTTCCTCTTTGCTCTATCCCTAACCCAAAAAAG GTGCTGCTTATAGGTGGTGGAGATGGTGGCATCCTAAGGGAAATTTCCCGTCACTCGTCTGTTGAACAAATCGACATATGTGAAATTGACACAATGCTCATTGAT GTGTATAAAGAATTTTTCCCAGACGTGGCTGTTGGGTACAAAGACCCTCGAGTGAAGCTTCACATCATAGATG GAACTCTCTTTCTGAATTCTGTGCCAAGAGGAACCTATGATGCCATAATAGTGGATGCCTTCGACCCAATAA GGCCTGATCATGAGCTTTTTGAATCTGAGTTCCTTCAACTGGTTGCTATGGCTCTTCGACCTGGAGGAGTTCTGTGCATCCAAGCAGAGAGTATTTGGTTTCAGTCATTGGATATTGAAGAACTCCTCACCAAATCTCACCAAACTTTTAAAGGTTCCTCTAATTATGCATGGACAACTGTCCCTGCATATCCAAG TGGGGTCATTGGTTTCTTGCTGTGCTCCACCGAAGGTCCTTATGTGGACTTCCGAAATCCAATCAACCCCATCGATCCCGAAAATCATGGCATATCAAACCAACCCTTGAAGTTTTACAACTCAGAA GTTCATTCAGCTGCGTTTTGCTTACCATCTTTTGCCAAAAGGTTCTCGAATGCCAAAGCTACTAAATGGCCGTAG